One window from the genome of Nicotiana sylvestris chromosome 9, ASM39365v2, whole genome shotgun sequence encodes:
- the LOC104239759 gene encoding histone-lysine N-methyltransferase SUVR3, with amino-acid sequence MDKQQRTGEGEQYEGGLLCRFAHLVLPYLEPAGLASVSATCKALRVVSKAITSRRISDASRGMETYPISFFNSVDSELYAYFIYSSVQTLPTSPSFAGLCWGGEIGGSGRVRQHPFVIRVEGSNGCGCESCDLDCPCMDFSSGLPTRECGPSCHCGSECRNRLTQKGVSAKLKVVKDRRKGWSLVAADFTPKGKFICEYTGELLTTEEARNRQKLYDKISKSSRFSPALLVVREHLPSGNVCMRFNIDATRIGNIARFINHSCDGGNLCTMIVRSSGALLPRVCFFSSRDILKNEELSFSYGDTTLNLTGSQCFCGSACCCGILPSEHT; translated from the exons ATGGACAAACAACAAAGGACCGGCGAAGGGGAACAATACGAGGGCGGATTACTTTGCCGGTTTGCCCATCTCGTGTTGCCATACTTAGAACCTGCAGGTCTAGCCTCCGTCTCAGCAACCTGCAAGGCGTTACGTGTAGTTTCCAAGGCTATTACTTCCAGAAGAATCTCCGACGCTTCTAGAGGCATGGAGACTTACCCCATTTCTTTCTTCAACTCCGTCGACTCCGAACTTTACGCCTACTTCATCTACTCCTCTGTTCAGACCCTACCCACCTCCCCATCCTTCGCCGGTCTATGCTGGGGAGGAGAAATTGGAGGTTCAGGTCGGGTTAGGCAGCACCCGTTCGTAATCCGGGTGGAAGGTTCTAACGGGTGCGGGTGTGAGAGTTGCGACTTGGATTGCCCGTGCATGGATTTTTCTTCCGGGTTGCCGACCCGAGAATGCGGGCCGAGTTGCCATTGCGGGTCAGAGTGCAGGAACAGGTTAACTCAGAAAGGAGTATCAGCGAAGCTGAAGGTGGTGAAGGATAGGAGAAAAGGGTGGAGTTTGGTTGCTGCTGATTTCACTCCAAAAGGGAAGTTCATATGCGAGTACACAG gAGAACTTTTGACCACCGAGGAAGCAAGAAATCGCCAGAAACTGTATGACAAAATTTCAAAGAGTAGCCGCTTTTCGCCTGCACTGCTGGTTGTGAGGGAGCACCTTCCATCTGGAAACGTGTGCATGAGATTCAACATTGATGCTACCAGAATTGGCAATATTGCACGTTTCATTAACCATTCCTGCGATGGTGGTAACCTTTGTACAATGATAGTTCGAAGTTCGGGAGCACTGCTACCCCGAGTTTGCTTTTTCTCTTCCAGGGATATTTTGAAGAATGAAGAGCTCAGTTTCAGTTATGGGGATACTACGCTTAACCTAACAGGCTCTCAATGCTTTTGCGGTAGTGCATGTTGTTGTGGGATCCTTCCATCAGAGCACACATGA